A region from the Microbispora sp. ZYX-F-249 genome encodes:
- a CDS encoding LacI family DNA-binding transcriptional regulator: protein MPVRTVTIADVAKHAGVAVSTVSYVLSGKRAISATTRQRVLDSVRALGYHPNAGARALASKRAKVIALVLPLRAGMNLPVLMQFATSVVTTARQYDHDVLLMTADEGADGLHRVAASALVDGLLLMDVEIHDPRVPLLRKLAEPSVLIGFPADPEGLTCVDLDFARAGALCADHLADLGHREIALLGAPRVVYERGTGFAERTMAGFVEAARRHGLEADARPCEESFDEVHAAVKLLLDERPRLSGLVVHNEAAAGHVLGALRILGRRVPEDVSVVAICPDDIAERASPALTSVLIPAEDVGRQAVRLLMAKLEGQAVPESTLLEPRLTIRESSR, encoded by the coding sequence CTGCCCGTGAGGACCGTGACGATCGCCGACGTCGCCAAGCACGCGGGGGTCGCCGTCTCCACGGTGTCGTACGTGCTGAGCGGCAAGCGGGCGATCTCGGCGACCACGCGGCAGCGGGTCCTGGACAGCGTGCGTGCGCTCGGTTACCACCCCAACGCCGGCGCCCGCGCCCTGGCCAGCAAGCGCGCGAAGGTCATCGCGCTGGTGCTGCCGCTGCGGGCCGGCATGAACCTGCCGGTCCTCATGCAGTTCGCGACCTCGGTCGTCACCACGGCCCGGCAGTACGACCACGACGTGCTCCTGATGACGGCCGACGAGGGAGCGGACGGGCTGCACCGGGTGGCGGCCAGCGCGCTGGTCGACGGGCTGCTGCTGATGGACGTGGAGATCCACGACCCCCGCGTGCCGCTGCTGCGCAAGCTCGCCGAGCCGAGCGTGCTGATCGGTTTCCCGGCCGACCCCGAAGGGCTGACCTGCGTCGACCTCGACTTCGCCCGGGCCGGGGCGCTGTGCGCCGACCACCTGGCCGACCTCGGGCATCGCGAGATCGCGCTGCTCGGCGCGCCCCGCGTGGTCTACGAGCGCGGCACGGGCTTCGCCGAGCGGACGATGGCGGGCTTCGTCGAAGCGGCCCGGCGGCACGGCCTGGAGGCCGACGCGCGGCCCTGCGAGGAGTCGTTCGACGAGGTCCACGCCGCCGTGAAGCTGCTGCTCGACGAGCGGCCTCGGCTGTCCGGGCTCGTCGTGCACAACGAGGCGGCCGCCGGCCATGTGCTGGGGGCGTTGCGGATCCTCGGCAGGCGGGTGCCCGAGGACGTCTCGGTGGTGGCGATCTGCCCGGACGACATCGCCGAGCGGGCCAGCCCCGCGCTGACCTCCGTGCTCATTCCCGCCGAGGACGTCGGCAGACAGGCGGTCCGGCTGCTCATGGCCAAGCTGGAGGGCCAGGCCGTACCGGAGTCGACGCTCCTCGAACCTCGGCTGACGATTCGCGAAAGTTCACGATGA
- a CDS encoding ROK family transcriptional regulator, whose amino-acid sequence MITSHNGPQPADFTDVRATNLAVVLRFVRENAPCSRADIAASTGLNKATVSSLVADLIDRRLLRETGLTEHRVGRPATMLVLDGSPYAAIGIEVNVDYITAVAVDLKGEELLNWRRSFPGGTSSAGQAVVAMAALARRVVSRMTKEARQVLGLTVAVPGLVDVNGAVRVAPNLGWHDADLAGDLTKALRDPGFPVLVDNDANLAALAEHRFGPHRNAANLVYVTGEVGVGAGIVMDGRLRRGGQGYSGEIGHIELDPAGPTCRCGRRGCLEAVAGIGAILARTAPDASPSELELEIDEVVRRARNGEPEILALLEDVGRHLGRGMAAVANMLNPEVVILGGYYVPLAPWLVACAEEEMYGRVLAPGGGGCRLEVSTLGYGAAALGAAARVLDSVDSGRLPAQR is encoded by the coding sequence TTGATCACATCGCACAACGGGCCACAGCCGGCCGACTTCACCGACGTACGCGCGACCAACCTCGCCGTCGTGCTGCGGTTCGTGCGGGAGAACGCGCCCTGCTCGCGCGCCGACATCGCCGCCTCGACGGGCCTCAACAAGGCCACCGTGTCCAGCCTGGTCGCCGACCTCATCGACCGGCGTCTGCTGCGCGAGACCGGCCTGACCGAGCACCGCGTCGGCCGGCCCGCCACCATGCTCGTCCTGGACGGCTCGCCGTACGCGGCGATCGGCATCGAGGTCAACGTCGACTACATCACGGCGGTCGCGGTGGACCTCAAGGGCGAGGAACTGCTGAACTGGCGGCGCTCCTTCCCCGGCGGGACCTCCAGCGCGGGCCAGGCGGTCGTCGCGATGGCCGCGCTCGCCCGGCGGGTCGTCAGCAGGATGACCAAGGAGGCCCGCCAGGTGCTCGGCCTGACCGTGGCCGTCCCGGGGCTGGTGGACGTCAACGGCGCCGTACGGGTCGCACCCAACCTGGGCTGGCACGACGCGGACCTGGCCGGCGACCTCACCAAGGCGCTGCGCGACCCGGGCTTCCCCGTCCTGGTCGACAACGACGCCAACCTCGCCGCCCTCGCCGAGCACCGGTTCGGGCCCCACCGCAACGCCGCCAACCTCGTCTACGTGACCGGCGAGGTGGGCGTGGGCGCGGGCATCGTCATGGACGGCAGGCTCAGGCGAGGCGGGCAGGGCTACAGCGGCGAGATCGGCCACATCGAGCTCGACCCCGCCGGGCCCACCTGCCGGTGCGGCCGGCGCGGCTGCCTGGAGGCCGTCGCCGGGATCGGTGCGATCCTCGCCCGCACGGCGCCCGACGCCTCGCCGTCCGAGCTGGAACTCGAGATCGACGAGGTCGTGCGGCGCGCCCGCAACGGCGAGCCCGAAATCCTCGCGCTGCTGGAGGACGTGGGGCGCCACCTCGGCAGGGGAATGGCCGCCGTGGCCAACATGCTCAACCCCGAGGTCGTGATCCTCGGGGGCTACTACGTGCCGCTGGCGCCCTGGCTCGTCGCGTGCGCGGAGGAGGAGATGTACGGCAGGGTGCTCGCTCCCGGCGGGGGCGGCTGCCGGCTCGAGGTGTCGACGCTCGGGTACGGCGCCGCGGCGCTCGGGGCGGCCGCGCGGGTGCTCGACTCGGTCGACTCCGGCCGCCTGCCCGCGCAGCGCTGA
- a CDS encoding low temperature requirement protein A: MRLPRWFAERVEPTAPDAELRVSTIELFFDLVFVFTITQLTSLLVGDFTRHDGEGFTGQGTVQAILIFGLLWWMYSGYAWLTNTVPPERTARRVLILCGMTGFLIMALAIPHAFSGSGVAFALGYLVIVLVHGGLYLQATAAIARVVPFNLAATALVLAAAFADPPWNYALWTAALVLIWTSPVFIGQKGFPLHPAHIVERHGLLVIIVLGESIVAIGIGATDGHPGAALIVTSLLGLALTAAMWWVYFGRGESGPEHALARADVVRRTRLILGAYFYAHIPMLLGIVATAAGIKKAVGHDHLGLGPAVALAGGTALFLLGDLWFRRVLGLGRPAVRIAAALLALATVPIGLWSSAAHLGALVVLVVAMISLENVR, from the coding sequence ATGCGCCTCCCCCGCTGGTTCGCCGAGCGCGTCGAGCCGACCGCACCGGACGCCGAACTGCGCGTCTCCACGATCGAGCTCTTCTTCGACCTCGTCTTCGTCTTCACGATCACGCAGCTCACCTCGCTGCTAGTGGGCGACTTCACACGGCACGACGGAGAGGGGTTCACCGGCCAGGGCACCGTGCAGGCGATCCTCATCTTCGGTCTGCTGTGGTGGATGTACTCCGGCTACGCCTGGCTCACCAACACGGTGCCGCCGGAGCGCACGGCCCGGCGAGTGCTGATCCTGTGCGGCATGACCGGGTTCCTGATCATGGCCCTGGCCATCCCGCACGCCTTCTCCGGCAGCGGCGTGGCGTTCGCCCTCGGCTACCTCGTCATCGTGCTCGTCCACGGCGGGCTCTATCTGCAGGCCACCGCCGCGATCGCGCGGGTCGTGCCGTTCAACCTGGCCGCGACCGCGCTCGTCCTGGCCGCCGCCTTCGCGGACCCGCCGTGGAACTACGCGCTGTGGACCGCGGCCCTCGTGCTGATCTGGACGAGCCCGGTCTTCATCGGGCAGAAGGGCTTCCCGCTGCACCCCGCGCACATCGTCGAGCGGCACGGCCTGCTGGTCATCATCGTCCTGGGCGAGTCGATCGTGGCGATCGGCATCGGGGCGACCGACGGCCACCCGGGGGCGGCCCTGATCGTCACCTCGCTGCTCGGCCTCGCCCTCACCGCGGCGATGTGGTGGGTGTACTTCGGACGCGGCGAGAGCGGACCCGAGCACGCGCTGGCGCGGGCCGACGTCGTCCGCCGGACCAGGCTCATCCTGGGGGCGTACTTCTACGCCCACATCCCGATGCTGCTCGGGATCGTCGCGACCGCGGCCGGGATCAAGAAGGCGGTCGGCCACGACCACCTCGGCCTCGGCCCCGCCGTCGCGCTGGCCGGGGGAACCGCGCTGTTCCTGCTCGGCGACCTGTGGTTCCGCCGGGTGCTCGGGCTGGGACGGCCGGCCGTGCGGATCGCCGCCGCGCTGCTGGCCCTGGCGACCGTCCCGATCGGCCTGTGGTCGTCGGCCGCCCACCTCGGCGCGCTGGTCGTGCTGGTGGTCGCGATGATCAGTCTGGAGAACGTCCGCTAG
- a CDS encoding glycoside hydrolase family 3 C-terminal domain-containing protein yields MNEPAQDPAFRNPALSPADRVDDLLGRLTLDEKIGLLHQYQAPVERLGLRPFRTGTEALHGLAWHGPATVFPQAIGLASTWNPDLVRRVGDATGDEVMAFHHKDPQSVGRNVWAPVVNPLRDPRWGRNEEGYSEDPWLTGVMGTAYASGLRGGHEVLKTAPTLKHFLGYNNETDRCVTSSGLPPRVLHEYELRAFRPALRAGAAVAVMPSYNLVNGRPAHLSPLIGSHLRAWAPDDILVVSDAYAPGNLAGMQGYHKDLPQAYAHAIKAGLDSFTQDGADSAATLGHVRTALDRGLLSEADIDAAARHALSIRVRLGEFDPATPYDDITHDMVNSPEHRRLAREAARQSITLLKNDGLLPLAAPRTVAVIGPLAGVLFEDWYSGTLPYQVTALAGLAERCETVYCEGVDRVALRTEGGYVGASADPAGGPLLVGSERSCFDVFDWGGGAFAFRSCANGRHVSAGEDGVLVNDQPGPNGWEVRQTFRIEERPRGVVLRNISSGRYVTVADGVVRTTDDPDAAAVLAVEPVESGAARAAEAAAGADAAVVVLGDHPLVNGRETEDRATLALPERQEALLKAVHAANPATVLVISSGYPFAVGWAQEHLPAILWSSHGGQEYGHALAGVLLGDDDPGGRLTQTWYRSAAELPDLLDYDIIASDATYLYYRGRPLYPFGHGLSYTRFAYSGLELSSAEVAEGETLTVSVTVTNTGERAGEEVVQFYTHQRRSRVKQPLRQLRGFAKVRLTPGESRTVSVDVPVGDLAFWDVTRGRFVVEDAAHTVQVGASSGDIRLCAPVRVRGERIPPRDLTAGPLDAADHDEYDGVVLCDAALDAGDAVRSTSPGSWIAFRDCDFGRGELSACVLAVSSDEGGVVTLRLDDPLTGEVAGAVSVPPTVTRHDFVEVSTPLAGAAGVRDLYVVYESEGVTVNALGFCP; encoded by the coding sequence ATGAACGAACCGGCTCAAGACCCGGCATTCCGGAACCCCGCGCTGTCTCCCGCCGACCGGGTGGACGACCTGCTGGGCAGGCTCACACTCGACGAGAAGATCGGCCTGCTGCACCAGTACCAGGCGCCCGTGGAACGGCTCGGCCTGCGGCCCTTCCGCACCGGCACCGAGGCCCTGCACGGCCTGGCCTGGCACGGCCCGGCCACCGTGTTCCCCCAGGCCATCGGGCTGGCGAGCACCTGGAACCCCGACCTGGTCCGCCGAGTGGGGGACGCGACCGGCGACGAGGTCATGGCCTTCCACCACAAGGATCCGCAGAGCGTGGGCCGCAACGTCTGGGCGCCGGTGGTCAACCCGCTGCGGGACCCGCGCTGGGGCCGCAACGAGGAGGGCTACTCGGAGGACCCCTGGCTCACCGGCGTCATGGGCACGGCCTACGCGAGCGGCCTGCGCGGCGGTCACGAGGTGCTGAAGACGGCGCCCACGCTGAAGCACTTCCTCGGCTACAACAACGAGACCGACCGGTGCGTGACCTCCAGCGGCCTGCCGCCGCGGGTGCTGCACGAGTACGAGCTCAGGGCGTTCCGCCCGGCGCTGCGGGCGGGAGCCGCGGTGGCCGTGATGCCGTCGTACAACCTCGTCAACGGCCGGCCGGCCCACCTGTCGCCGCTGATCGGCAGCCACCTGCGGGCCTGGGCCCCCGACGACATCCTCGTGGTCAGCGACGCGTACGCGCCGGGCAACCTCGCCGGGATGCAGGGCTACCACAAGGACCTGCCCCAGGCGTACGCGCACGCGATCAAGGCCGGGCTGGACAGCTTCACCCAGGACGGCGCCGACAGCGCCGCCACCTTGGGCCACGTCAGGACCGCGCTCGACCGCGGCCTGCTGAGCGAGGCCGACATCGACGCCGCCGCCCGGCACGCGCTGTCGATCCGGGTGCGCCTGGGCGAGTTCGACCCCGCCACGCCGTACGACGACATCACCCACGACATGGTCAACAGCCCGGAGCACCGGCGGCTCGCGCGGGAGGCGGCCCGGCAGTCGATCACGCTGCTGAAGAACGACGGCCTGCTGCCGCTGGCCGCCCCGCGCACGGTCGCGGTGATCGGCCCGCTGGCCGGCGTCCTGTTCGAGGACTGGTACAGCGGCACGCTGCCGTACCAGGTGACGGCCCTGGCGGGCCTCGCCGAGCGGTGCGAGACCGTCTACTGCGAGGGCGTCGACCGGGTGGCGCTGCGCACCGAGGGCGGGTACGTCGGCGCGTCCGCCGACCCCGCGGGCGGGCCGCTGCTCGTGGGGAGCGAGCGGTCCTGCTTCGACGTGTTCGACTGGGGCGGCGGCGCGTTCGCGTTCCGGTCCTGCGCCAACGGGCGGCACGTGTCGGCGGGGGAGGACGGCGTGCTGGTCAACGACCAGCCGGGCCCGAACGGCTGGGAGGTGCGCCAGACCTTCCGGATCGAGGAGCGCCCGAGGGGCGTCGTGCTGCGCAACATCTCCTCCGGCAGGTACGTCACCGTGGCGGACGGGGTCGTCCGCACCACCGACGACCCCGACGCCGCGGCCGTGCTGGCCGTGGAGCCGGTCGAGAGCGGCGCTGCCCGCGCGGCGGAGGCGGCGGCCGGCGCCGACGCCGCGGTCGTCGTGCTCGGCGACCACCCGCTGGTGAACGGCCGCGAGACCGAGGACCGCGCGACGCTGGCGCTGCCCGAGCGGCAGGAGGCCCTGCTGAAGGCCGTCCACGCGGCCAACCCGGCCACCGTGCTGGTGATCTCCAGCGGCTACCCCTTCGCGGTCGGCTGGGCGCAGGAGCACCTGCCCGCGATCCTCTGGTCGTCGCACGGCGGTCAGGAGTACGGCCACGCGCTCGCCGGCGTGCTGCTCGGCGACGACGACCCGGGCGGCCGCCTCACCCAGACGTGGTACCGCTCGGCCGCCGAACTGCCCGACCTGCTCGACTACGACATCATCGCCTCCGACGCCACCTACCTCTACTACCGCGGCCGGCCGCTCTACCCGTTCGGGCACGGCCTGAGCTACACCCGCTTCGCGTACTCCGGCCTGGAACTGTCGTCGGCGGAGGTCGCCGAGGGCGAGACGCTGACCGTCAGCGTGACCGTGACGAACACGGGCGAGCGCGCGGGGGAGGAGGTCGTGCAGTTCTACACCCACCAGCGGCGCTCGCGGGTGAAGCAGCCGCTGCGCCAGCTGCGCGGCTTCGCCAAGGTGCGGCTCACGCCGGGCGAGAGCCGTACGGTGTCGGTGGACGTGCCGGTCGGCGACCTGGCCTTCTGGGACGTGACGCGGGGCAGGTTCGTGGTCGAGGACGCCGCGCACACGGTGCAGGTGGGCGCCTCGTCGGGGGACATCCGCCTGTGCGCGCCGGTTCGGGTGCGGGGCGAGCGCATCCCGCCGCGGGACCTGACCGCGGGGCCACTGGACGCGGCCGACCACGACGAGTACGACGGTGTGGTGCTGTGCGACGCCGCGCTCGACGCCGGGGACGCGGTGCGCTCCACGTCCCCGGGATCGTGGATCGCCTTCCGCGACTGTGATTTCGGCCGGGGGGAGCTGTCGGCCTGCGTGCTGGCGGTGTCGAGCGACGAGGGCGGGGTGGTCACGCTGCGGCTCGACGATCCCCTGACCGGCGAGGTCGCCGGCGCGGTCAGCGTCCCGCCCACGGTCACCCGGCATGATTTCGTCGAGGTGAGCACCCCTCTGGCGGGAGCGGCCGGAGTGCGCGATCTTTATGTGGTGTACGAGAGCGAGGGGGTCACGGTGAACGCGCTGGGGTTCTGCCCGTGA
- a CDS encoding GH1 family beta-glucosidase, producing the protein MTSFPDGFLWGAATASYQIEGAVRADGRVPSIWDTFSHTPGMVVDGHTGDVACDHYNRYLEDVEIMAWLGLKAYRFSVAWPRLADLSFYDRLVDALLDRGIAPVATLYHWDLPQTLQDEGGWANRDTAYRFADYAAAVHKRLGDRVATWTTLNEPWVSAFVGYASGRHAPGVTDPAAAFTAAHHLMLAHGLGVQALRAGGAESVSLTLNLTPILGDAEPARLIDGLANRLFLDPVLRGEYPADVLAHLERFTGVDLDDLPTIAQPIDVLGVNYYTVNRVVADPSSEGHPEYPGSEGIAWEDPHGPVTEMDWEINPAGLEDLLVRLSRDYPGTPLMITENGAALPDGVADPGRIAYLDAHFRAARSAMDRGADLRGYFVWSLLDNFEWARGYDKRFGLVRVDYETLERTPRDSARWYREVIARNGLAG; encoded by the coding sequence ATGACCTCATTCCCCGACGGCTTCCTGTGGGGCGCCGCCACCGCGTCGTACCAGATCGAGGGCGCGGTGCGCGCCGACGGCCGCGTCCCCTCGATCTGGGACACCTTCTCCCACACTCCCGGCATGGTCGTGGACGGGCACACCGGCGACGTGGCCTGCGACCACTACAACCGCTATCTCGAGGACGTCGAGATCATGGCGTGGCTGGGACTGAAGGCGTACCGGTTCTCGGTGGCCTGGCCGCGCCTGGCCGACCTGAGCTTCTACGACCGGCTCGTCGACGCCCTGCTCGACAGGGGGATCGCGCCCGTCGCGACGCTCTACCACTGGGACCTGCCGCAGACGCTGCAGGACGAGGGCGGCTGGGCCAACCGCGACACCGCCTACCGGTTCGCCGACTACGCCGCCGCCGTGCACAAGCGCCTCGGCGACCGCGTCGCCACCTGGACGACGCTCAACGAGCCCTGGGTGTCGGCGTTCGTGGGGTACGCCTCGGGCCGGCACGCGCCCGGCGTGACCGACCCGGCCGCCGCGTTCACCGCCGCCCACCACCTGATGCTCGCGCACGGCCTCGGCGTGCAGGCGCTGCGGGCGGGAGGCGCGGAGTCGGTCTCGCTGACGCTGAACCTGACGCCGATCCTCGGCGACGCCGAGCCGGCCCGCCTGATCGACGGGCTGGCGAACCGGCTCTTCCTCGACCCCGTGCTGCGCGGCGAGTACCCCGCCGACGTCCTCGCCCACCTGGAACGTTTCACCGGGGTCGACCTGGACGACCTGCCCACCATCGCGCAGCCGATCGACGTGCTCGGCGTGAACTACTACACGGTCAACCGCGTCGTCGCCGACCCCTCGTCCGAGGGGCATCCGGAGTATCCCGGCAGCGAGGGCATCGCCTGGGAGGACCCGCACGGCCCGGTCACCGAGATGGACTGGGAGATCAACCCGGCCGGGCTGGAGGATCTGCTCGTACGGCTGTCGCGGGACTACCCCGGGACGCCTTTGATGATCACCGAGAACGGGGCCGCCCTGCCCGACGGGGTGGCCGACCCCGGCCGGATCGCCTACCTCGACGCCCACTTCCGCGCCGCCCGGTCGGCCATGGACCGCGGCGCCGACCTGCGTGGCTACTTCGTGTGGTCGCTGCTGGACAACTTCGAGTGGGCCCGGGGCTACGACAAGCGGTTCGGGCTCGTCCGCGTCGACTACGAGACGCTGGAGCGCACGCCCCGCGACAGCGCCAGGTGGTACCGCGAGGTGATCGCCCGGAACGGCCTCGCCGGCTGA